AAGCCCAAATGTAATATTTACTGCTGATACTTAAAATTTGGGAAAATTGGACGCACATTAAATTGCAGTACTGCTATAGGATGAAAATTAtgctattattattacactCTTTGAACAGTCATAAAGCTGGACTTCAGCTGGACGTTTTCATTTGGCACTAACATTCACTAGTACCTACGTGGGTGCACAGTCAAAGGAGGTTACTATCCACAATGCGTCGATAAGAGCTCCACTGCAGGACACTCCTCCACCATGCAGATAGACCTGCCAGGGTCTGGAGTGAGGCTGGCACACCTTGGAGTCCCCCAGGGGAGACGCTCCTGTAAAACACCAACAAGACCAAAGAGAAACTAAATGACTACtctaatattaatttattttattttacacacaacATGGTAAATATCTACCTGTGAGTCCCAACGCAACCAGCAGAAGGAAAAGATTCATGTTTTCCTAGTGTTCTTCTGTAGCTCTGTCAGTGTGTGATGTTCAGATTAGTCTGGAGTCTTTATACCTGCAAACGTTTTAAGGACGTGGGAGGAACAGACTGCTTTATTTCCAGTCCAATCTTTGCAATAACCTTATCAGAGACATTTTCAACACAATACGTTCAGTTAGAGTGACACACCTTGTTTACAAGGAACCAGGAAGACCCTCATTTATGGTATATGAAAGATATTGTTTAGACATGATAGATTACAGTGACAGTTTTTGTACTTTTGGGGAAGTTTTGCTTTTCACAGATTCTTTTAGCTTAGTGGGATTTAttgaagtcattttttatgGCTAGTCTGTGCTATGTGcactataaaatgaataatgGTGTCATAGATAAATGAACCAATAATTTTGTGGCACCACAAGAAGTAATAATAAAGGCGATAAGAGTGGCAATATTATGCCCACTGCTGTTTGTAAAGTTAATATTTTACCATGATGCAATTTGAAAAGGCTTGTCTTAGAAAATCACAGATTGCACAACTCATACTGCAGTTTTGGGAAACCAACttattttctcttcttctttgagTCACTGAAAAGATGATTAAAAATATTATGACCTtcctcagtttgtttttatacaAAGAGCAcaattggtttatttattttgtttattttattattattattattttggttCCCCATTAGCTTCAGACATCGCAGTTCCTAATCTTCCTGTGGTCCATGAAAGCAAGGTcccaaaatatcaataattacaataaattaatcaaattacaTATAATGTAACCAAAATAAAGACAAAGCTGATCATTACAACAATACAGCTTCATTTAAGGACACAAGTTGTGTTCAATGcatatgcatttgttttttaacgTGTAAGCACTTTGGGATTCTCTACTACAACTAATATTGTTTGATAACTTGTTCCACTCCACAGAAGCCCTGCACATCGCTGTTCTCTGCATCTTATTGTTTTGGATACTTTCCACTGAAATGACAATACACCACTTGTGAAACAGATgtttaatatatgacatgtgGGAAGAGAAATATATAGCAGCAATGTCAAGTAGTCTGCTATCCATATTATCTGTCCCAGGAGAAATATACACAGGAAGTGATGATGAACTTTATCTTGTCTTGTTTAATTTCTCATCCATAAGAAAGCATTGTCAAAGATAAGGGgtcattaaaagtcaaactacattttaatTTCCCAATTCTAGCAATATTGTGACCTTAAATATATTGATTAAGGTAATTGTCAATATCAGCTCACTCACGCATACAGTTATACCCATGTCCACACTTACTCACATGGTTCAGGCGCAACAAAGCACATGGTGACTCCTATTCATTTCTTCCAGGCACCACTGGATGTATACACTCACTTTAGAGTCCCATCTCTTTCAGGTGTGACTGCTTTAGTAGCGTTAAAATGAACAGCTCTAATTAAAGACACCCAAATGCACTCAAATCAAAGCTGAGATTGGAATCCAAATAATCATAATACCAAAACCTCAGGTTTTGGATTGCCAGCGCAGTCTAGAATTAGGTTTtccctgttgtgcagcagctgCAGATGCCCACAGATTAAATCATGTTAGTGTCGAAGTTAAATCTGATCGCAGTCTGCAGTTGAGAGAAAACTTTGACACAAATTCTGATACCAAACACTGAGTGCAGTTCTTCTCAAATTGATCTGGATACAAATACCAACAGGGCTGCAAACACAAGAATCAGTGTTTGCCATTATATATACATGATATAAGTATAGTAGTTGTatagtagcagcagcagtagtagtagcagcagctAGAATACTGTTTAAAATACACACAATTGTGTTTGTCCTGCCTCTGTCTGCTACCGTATACATCTTTTGTAACACCTAAACAACACCTTGTTTGTGTTGGTTAAGGCTTCAGAAGAGGCCACATGTTGTGGATTTATGCACTAATTAAAAATCGCAACATTCTTGCATCATTGCTTGTCAGAATCCTCAAAACAGACCTCATAGTGTTGTTTATTCATCTCTGCGCTCACATTTTACATGTTGTTTCTTTTCATCCATTATTAATCACAGCAGAAGCCTCTGTTCTGGTGCTGCCTCCGCTGATAAAAGCAGGGCGCCTCATTGCAGATTCATACAGACATAAACACGTGATCGTTTGCGTCAGTGAGATTAAAGGAAACGCAGGTCTTACACAGCGAGACAGGAGAAATATGCACAATTTACTATATCAAACAGTAAACTAAATTCTCATTTATCCACCATAGacaccagattttttttttttataaatattttatttcaagatatgacacaaatattttatttattcagaggTGGGATGACTGAAAACACCAGTAGGTGGCGATAGATCATTACATTATTTGCATGATTGTTTCTTAACTCTGACACCCAGGTAGAAGTTCAGTGGTACATGATAAGGTGCTGTGTGCTATTTCCCTTGTGACCGCCAACTTCTTCTGTCCTGTTCCTCTGTACAAGCtgttagttgttgttgttttttttcaaaggatTACAGTCCCCGTTGGGTGGTTATCATCATTTGCCACCAGTGCAGTGGCCCAAGAAAGCCCCACAAAGAGCAGTGGGTccactatttttctttttgaagatGCTGTTTGTCGGTTTTGAGGCTGGGGTGAGGTGAGATATGAGCAAATTCGAAATGCCAATTGACGTTTGGGCCTTTCGTGTTGAGCTTGAAAGTTCTCATGTTGTCAGAAAATGTAGCTGAGGCCATTGGAAATCAGTTTTTGTTTAATTATGGTAAAAGATGTGGTACACCTGGTCGTGTAAGATGCCAGCGTATGTGCTCACGACTGTGGTAGTATCAGTGTAAAGATGCCTGTGGGCAACACGCAGAAAGAGAAGAGTTTAAACATGAATCcacacttcttctttttttatactgCATCAGtgaatatacatttaaaatctCTTACTTTGCCTTCTCCTCCAGCTTCAGGCCCTTGATGCTATCCACGTATCCACTGGCAACGTCGACGACGTTGTCATAGTAGGACCTTATGGTGCCTGTGATCTTGGTCAGGGTCCcctgctcctcctcagcctgcctCGGCATACGGAAGCTTTCAGTGCCTGCACAAGACAGGTCAGAGGTGTCAAAGGGTTCCACATTTTACCAGGAATACATTACATATTATCCATCACTGATTTATCCTATTCTGAATTCAATTCCATGTTCTGAGAATGTCCTTACTGAGAGCAAGGAGCGCAACCAGCACAGTAATGACAAGCAGCTTATTCATTGTGTCACTCGTATCTGTGAGGAGAGAGAACAGAAAAGGGCATttagttcagacgacttgacgagtcgtatatacgacctcggtggcgttctttttgcaacttccggttcgtaactccggaaaacaactcgtaaaccgacttcggtggacaaaaagaacgcaccattacctCACTTTATCCACTAGGGTGAGACATTGTCATACATTTCTCCGCTCATGTGTAGCTGATAGATTTGTGGTGATATCAACTTTCTATACATgaagactttttatttttttactcttcTAGCACAAcacaaaagtttttttcttatttgcaATTCTGTTGAACATGCAGCTTATGTCTCAAAATATACATTCAAATGCTCCCATATCTACCACAACATTAATGCTTAATTCCCACTACCTTAATTGAAGTAAAAGTGTCAGTACTCACTGTATTCCCTCTTCTCTAGAAAACAGAGTAAGAGGCACCACTGGCCCAGCCTGTTTATATAGGAGCGTGAATGTGTTGACTTGTCGCCCCCAGAGACAAAGTGCACTCTGTGGTAGATAAACCAGCACTGTTgcctggtgtgtgtttgtgggagtATGTGTGACATTGCGTCTTGATAAAACGGACATAATGGCTAACTGTGTAAACACAAGGATGTTAACAAAGTATCAAAAGTTGCATTAGACATCATCAAAAGCCACTGATTGGATTTTCTAAGCACAGAGGCTTATGGGCTCGTCATGTTGGTACATTTCCCACtaactgtacagtatgtatgtgacGCTAACTTTGAATACATCCCAATCAGTTATATTCCATTGATTAGGTTAGTAGTTCATTAATGCGGCACGCTCTTACACGTTGCCCTGTTCCCATTCTCTATGAGGAGGCACTTGTTACTTGCATAATGGTGGTGATGCGTTCATGTCACATTACAATAGTCCTAAGTCCTATTAAGATGGCCTTAAGTCTAGAGTGTGTTGAACACATCATCCGGGTTATTTAGGTTATGAAGTATTTAGGTCAGCTATGAAATGTATTGGGCTGCAGTTTAAAGACATCTTGCAGCTCTTTTTATGGAAGTATTGTTTTCTATGTTTTCCATTGTTTTGTCTGTGGCAAAGATCCCTGAACAACTCCCACTCAGTGCAATCTTAATCAGAAATACAGTTTTAGTACAGGGTTTGCTGGCAAAGGTGCATAtcatttttggtttgttttatgGTAATAGATATCACATGAGTACAAAATGCAgacacatttttgtcattttgtggtGTGCTCATCCACATGACTTACATTGATTGTATAAAAAAGTGTCTCTCATACTCCAaccaaaacaatacatttttaatttaaagtttatttatttttctgttttgtctttttagcCCTGATGTTTTGATTCTGTTATCAATGGTAAATATTTTGGCTCTGGTTAATAAGTgcaaatgctttttttgtttgccGTGGCAAAACCTTTGTTCACGATTTTGTGAAGAGcagtcagtgtttgtttttgaagttgttttttaaaaaaaaaaaaaaaaatatatatatatatatatatatatatatatatatatatatatatatataaagttatGCAAATCACAGAGAAAATCAAAACCTACAGCACACAGGCTTTATAGTTTACAGGAGCTTTAGGTTTATTGTTCTGTTAATAAAAAACACTATTTTGTATCTAACACTCATCAAACTTCAGCACAATAACTTTATTAACTTCCCAGCAACCTGTGATCTTCATTGATTACAAAGAGTGGCAGTGAAGTCTCAGTTTTAGAAGTCAGTTTCTCTGTAATGGCTATGTTGATTGAGTCCTAAGTAAATATGTGATTCCGCCTCACGTCATGTTGCGTGTGACCCGAGGACTCGGGTCAGTTTAAGGACAGCTGTGGGCAGCAGTGGGATTCAGATTCCAGATGATTCAGTGCTGCGCTGACTCGGCTTTGCTACAGACAACATTAGGGTGCATAATGGAACTGTCAGTGGTTACAGAGAGACGTATTTTCTGTCAGTGCTGTTGTCTGTTGTGTCTTGAACTCTGTAATTAAACAGTAAGGATGTTTGTATAATGAACTGAAACAAAGTTAAAATAACCAGAATGTCTGAAATGAGGCCGGAATGAAGAATTAGCACATC
This window of the Perca flavescens isolate YP-PL-M2 chromosome 6, PFLA_1.0, whole genome shotgun sequence genome carries:
- the LOC114556666 gene encoding uncharacterized protein LOC114556666, yielding MNKLLVITVLVALLALSTESFRMPRQAEEEQGTLTKITGTIRSYYDNVVDVASGYVDSIKGLKLEEKAKHLYTDTTTVVSTYAGILHDQVYHIFYHN